In the genome of Pristis pectinata isolate sPriPec2 chromosome 10, sPriPec2.1.pri, whole genome shotgun sequence, one region contains:
- the mtfr2 gene encoding mitochondrial fission regulator 2, protein MSRLVNFICEVLEYFGISSDILVSLWQSKPYGQSRSIVRRIGSALPLNRWPRICFQLLEGISVPDLCKYTPEPMVPSLADVAWIADDEGDIFTRFRNEVRPAKVQCMISSMQEHYKLTTSVNHLKRKNNTWNHGVSNENALNKISQLEDELSRLRSQIAMIISGQDQRPGSACLTQLESNGSESNGFSIPGTPAFVPLPKLASTPLGAMSHPSMAATEQVPPPPPPPPPPPPSSTTESNVVATKDFNQDCQALKINSSHVTIKPKLIEKSSKSFSMMDVLKDMQNVKLRVVERSPGGTPIGKKPAMKAHISDPAALIAEALKQKFAHRYLNDSSDKENESFEFSPLSSPETSRFGKHLPRHGNPNTLKTGKIL, encoded by the exons ATGTCTCGCCTAGTAAACTTTATTTGTGAAGTTCTTGAGTACTTTGGAATATCATCTGACATA CTCGTATCACTATGGCAAAGCAAACCGTATGGCCAGTCTCGGAGCATTGTACGAAGGATAGGTTCAGCTCTTCCGTTAAATCGTTGGCCCAGAATCTGCTTTCAG ctTTTAGAAGGAATAAGTGTGCCTGACTTGTGTAAATACACCCCTGAACCTATGGTTCCATCTCTGGCTGATGTAGCATGGATCGCTGATGATGAAGGTGACATATTCACTCGATTTAG GAATGAAGTGCGCCCAGCCAAAGTTCAATGTATGATTAGCTCAATGCAAGAACATTACAAGTTGacaacttctgtaaatcatttaaaaagaaagaacaataCTTGGAACCATGGTGTATCAAATGAAAATGCCTTAAATAAAATCTCTCAACTTGAAGATGAATTATCTCGTTTGAGGTCACAAATTGCCATGATTATTTCAGGACAGGATCAAAGACCAGGTTCTGCTT GTTTAACTCAGCTGGAATCAAATGGTTCGGAATCAAATGGCTTTTCCATTCCTGGTACTCCTGCCTTCGTTCCTCTTCCAAAATTAGCATCAACGCCGCTTGGTGCTATGAGTCATCCATCTATGGCTGCTACTGAACAAGtgccgccaccaccaccaccaccaccaccaccaccaccgtcaTCAACTACTGAGAGCAATGTTGTAGCAACTAAAGATTTCAACCAAGACTGCCAGGCTTTGAAGATAAATTCTAGTCATGTGACCATCAAACCAAAGCTAATTGAAAAATCCTCAAAGTCCTTTAGCATGATGGATGTATTGAAGGACATGCAGAATGTCAAATTAAGAGTAGTagaaag GTCACCAGGAGGAACACCTATAGGGAAGAAACCTGCAATGAAAGCACACATTTCTGACCCAGCAGCACTTATTGCTGAAGCTTTAAAACAGAAGTTTGCACACAGATACCTTAATGATTCTTCTGATAAGGAAAATGAgtcctttgaattttctcctctaTCAAGTCCAGAGA